A stretch of Bordetella genomosp. 13 DNA encodes these proteins:
- a CDS encoding IS110 family transposase, whose protein sequence is MSTVTLIGIDLGKHSFHLHGQDVTGRMVFRKKCSRQQLFTLLGNTPGSTVVMEACAGAHWMARRIQALGHRAKLISPQFVRPFVQGNKNDFADAQAICEAASRPSMRFVSARNEAQQTVSALHRVRESLVRDRTGVINQVHAFLLEFGISLPRGQAIIRRLPAVLAGHELPPRLVALLERLQTHFKYLDEQMGQIERELCQQLREDERSQRLLEIPGIGPITASVLMTELGDAQQFGSARQFAASVGLVPRQYSTGGKPTLLGISKRGDKNLRRLLVQGARAIMQRVQQRTDRLGIWVRELLARRHSNVVACALANKLARIAWAILANGTNYRSEQAVSTT, encoded by the coding sequence ATGAGCACCGTCACGCTGATTGGCATCGATCTGGGCAAGCATAGCTTCCATCTGCACGGGCAGGACGTGACCGGCAGGATGGTGTTTCGCAAGAAGTGCTCTCGCCAACAACTGTTTACGTTGCTAGGTAATACGCCGGGCAGTACGGTGGTGATGGAGGCCTGCGCGGGAGCGCATTGGATGGCGCGCCGCATACAGGCGCTGGGCCATCGGGCCAAGCTGATCTCGCCGCAATTCGTGCGCCCCTTCGTGCAGGGCAACAAGAACGACTTCGCCGATGCGCAGGCGATCTGCGAAGCCGCCTCGCGCCCGAGCATGCGGTTCGTGAGCGCGCGCAACGAGGCACAGCAGACCGTCTCTGCGCTGCACCGCGTACGAGAGTCGCTGGTACGCGATCGCACCGGCGTGATCAACCAGGTTCACGCCTTCTTGCTGGAGTTCGGCATCAGCCTGCCGCGCGGGCAGGCAATCATCCGGCGCCTGCCTGCAGTGTTGGCCGGGCATGAGTTGCCGCCTCGGCTGGTGGCACTGCTTGAGCGGCTGCAAACGCATTTCAAGTATCTGGATGAGCAGATGGGCCAGATCGAACGTGAGTTGTGCCAGCAACTGCGCGAGGATGAACGCAGCCAGCGGCTGCTGGAGATACCCGGCATCGGGCCGATCACGGCGAGCGTGCTGATGACAGAACTGGGAGATGCGCAGCAATTTGGTTCAGCACGCCAGTTCGCCGCTTCGGTAGGCCTGGTGCCGCGGCAGTACAGCACTGGCGGCAAACCCACGTTGCTGGGCATCAGCAAACGCGGCGACAAGAACCTCAGGCGGCTGCTGGTGCAGGGCGCTCGAGCGATCATGCAACGCGTGCAACAGCGTACGGATCGGCTGGGTATCTGGGTGCGCGAGCTGCTGGCAAGACGCCACTCGAATGTCGTGGCCTGCGCGCTGGCCAATAAATTGGCGAGAATAGCCTGGGCCATCCTCGCCAATGGAACGAACTACCGAAGTGAGCAGGCTGTCAGCACAACCTGA
- a CDS encoding DEAD/DEAH box helicase, whose product MRICRLARQGKVMSFAELGLAPAILSAISEAGFSTATSVQAAAIPQALAGHDLMVSSQTGSGKTAAFMLPALHRIAQQTGNGGVGVQVLVLAPTRELALQVAEATQSYGRNLPGLRTATVVGGMPYGAQLKALSRRVDVLVATPGRLIDHLQAGRVKLNTVHTLVLDEADRMLDMGFIEDIETIIGRLPNERQTLLFSATLDGTVAKLAARMMREPQRIEVAGQKEKHANITQSLLYADDAAHKMQLLDHVLRDVRLDQAIVFTSTKRGADDLADRLSEQGFAAAALHGDMNQRQRTRTLTQLQRGQVRVLVATDVAARGIDVQGISHAVNFDLPMQAEDYVHRIGRTGRAGRDGLAYTLATHAERHKIRRIENYIGQSISSETIAGLEPQRTPRPASGGGFARNGKPGGGKRPGGFGGPRREGWVPREGGAPRGPRSFDGPPAREFRGERPEGGAREFSPRREGGYGERREGFKPRGEGFQREGGYGERREGFKPRGEGFQRTGEGFKREGGYGERREGFKPRAEGFQRTGEGFKREGGYGERREGFKPRAEGFQRTGEGVKREGGYGERREGFKPRGEGFQRAGEGFKREGGYGERREGFKPRGAAGPRPAGKPGRRDYA is encoded by the coding sequence ATGCGCATATGCCGCCTTGCGCGGCAAGGGAAAGTAATGTCTTTCGCTGAACTGGGCCTTGCGCCCGCTATTCTGTCGGCCATCTCCGAAGCCGGCTTCTCCACCGCCACCAGCGTGCAGGCCGCCGCCATTCCGCAGGCGCTGGCCGGCCACGACCTGATGGTGTCCTCGCAGACCGGCAGCGGCAAGACCGCCGCCTTCATGCTGCCCGCGCTGCACCGCATCGCCCAGCAGACCGGCAACGGCGGCGTGGGCGTGCAGGTGCTGGTGCTGGCCCCCACTCGCGAACTGGCGCTCCAGGTCGCCGAAGCCACGCAGTCGTATGGCCGCAACCTGCCGGGCCTGCGCACCGCCACCGTGGTGGGCGGCATGCCCTACGGCGCGCAGCTCAAGGCGCTGTCGCGCCGCGTCGACGTGCTGGTGGCCACCCCGGGCCGCCTCATCGACCACCTGCAGGCGGGCCGCGTCAAACTGAACACCGTGCACACGCTGGTGCTGGACGAAGCCGACCGCATGCTGGACATGGGCTTCATCGAAGACATCGAGACCATCATCGGCCGCCTGCCGAACGAACGCCAGACGCTGCTGTTCTCGGCCACGCTGGACGGCACGGTGGCCAAGCTGGCCGCGCGCATGATGCGCGAGCCGCAGCGCATCGAGGTGGCCGGGCAGAAGGAAAAACACGCGAACATCACGCAGAGCCTGCTGTACGCCGACGACGCCGCGCACAAAATGCAGCTGCTGGACCACGTGCTGCGCGACGTGCGCCTGGACCAGGCCATCGTCTTCACGTCGACCAAGCGCGGCGCCGACGACCTGGCCGACCGCCTGTCCGAGCAAGGCTTCGCGGCCGCGGCGCTGCATGGCGACATGAACCAGCGCCAGCGCACGCGCACGCTGACCCAGCTGCAGCGCGGCCAGGTTCGCGTGCTGGTGGCCACCGACGTGGCGGCGCGCGGCATCGACGTGCAGGGCATCAGCCACGCCGTCAACTTCGACCTGCCCATGCAGGCCGAAGACTACGTGCACCGCATCGGCCGTACGGGTCGCGCCGGCCGTGACGGCCTGGCCTACACGCTGGCCACCCATGCCGAGCGCCACAAGATCCGCCGCATCGAGAACTACATCGGCCAGTCGATCTCGTCCGAAACCATCGCTGGCCTCGAACCCCAGCGCACGCCGCGTCCCGCATCGGGCGGCGGTTTCGCGCGCAACGGCAAGCCCGGCGGCGGCAAGCGTCCCGGCGGCTTCGGCGGCCCGCGGCGCGAAGGCTGGGTGCCGCGCGAAGGCGGCGCCCCGCGCGGCCCTCGTTCGTTCGACGGCCCTCCGGCCCGCGAATTCCGCGGCGAGCGTCCGGAAGGTGGCGCGCGCGAGTTCTCGCCGCGCCGCGAAGGCGGCTACGGCGAACGTCGTGAAGGCTTCAAGCCGCGCGGTGAAGGCTTCCAGCGCGAAGGCGGCTACGGCGAGCGCCGTGAGGGCTTCAAGCCGCGCGGCGAAGGCTTCCAACGCACCGGCGAAGGCTTCAAGCGTGAAGGCGGCTACGGCGAGCGTCGTGAGGGCTTCAAGCCGCGCGCTGAAGGTTTCCAGCGCACCGGCGAAGGTTTCAAGCGCGAAGGCGGCTACGGCGAACGCCGTGAAGGCTTCAAGCCGCGCGCTGAAGGCTTCCAGCGCACCGGCGAAGGCGTCAAGCGCGAGGGCGGCTACGGCGAGCGCCGTGAGGGCTTCAAGCCGCGCGGTGAAGGTTTCCAGCGCGCCGGGGAAGGCTTCAAGCGCGAAGGCGGCTACGGCGAACGTCGTGAAGGCTTCAAGCCGCGCGGCGCCGCCGGCCCCCGTCCCGCCGGCAAGCCCGGTCGCCGCGACTACGCGTAA
- a CDS encoding class I SAM-dependent methyltransferase, translated as MTRNTANLPPLDPDSQAHSERVAQSLREAVRSAGGWLPFDAYMAHALYAPGLGYYTAGAQKLASSDQASDGQERSPGLPAGDFVTAPELTPLFAHTLARQVRQVLDESGTSAVLEFGAGSGALAEGVLAELDRLGVAAQYRIVEVSADLRQRQQARLAGYGERVQWLDALPDAFEGCVLANEVLDAMPVSLFRWSEQADIHERGVTLDEQGGFTWADRPAGAELAQAITPRMPPLPGYVSEINLQAEAWVRGMGSWLTRGAALLLDYGFPRHEYYHPQRAGGTLMCHLRHHAHADPFVAPGLQDITAHVDFTAMADAALAGGLDVLGYTSQGRFLMNAGLLDLLANLDAADARAYAQVAAPVQKLLSEAEMGELFKVLAVGRDMPGPLMGFARGDRRGGL; from the coding sequence ATGACCCGCAACACCGCCAACCTGCCTCCTCTCGATCCCGATTCCCAGGCCCATAGCGAACGCGTCGCGCAGTCGCTACGCGAGGCGGTGCGCAGCGCAGGCGGGTGGCTGCCCTTCGATGCCTACATGGCCCATGCGCTGTATGCGCCCGGCCTGGGCTACTACACCGCCGGCGCGCAGAAGCTGGCTTCCAGCGACCAGGCTTCCGATGGACAGGAGCGATCGCCCGGTCTGCCGGCCGGCGATTTCGTCACCGCGCCCGAACTGACGCCGCTGTTCGCCCACACGCTGGCGCGCCAGGTGCGCCAGGTGCTCGACGAATCGGGCACGTCCGCCGTGCTGGAGTTCGGCGCCGGCAGCGGCGCATTGGCCGAAGGCGTGCTTGCCGAACTGGACCGGTTGGGCGTGGCCGCGCAATACCGCATCGTCGAGGTGTCGGCCGACCTGCGCCAGCGCCAGCAGGCGCGGCTGGCCGGCTATGGCGAGCGCGTGCAGTGGCTGGATGCCCTGCCCGATGCCTTCGAAGGGTGCGTGCTGGCCAACGAGGTACTGGACGCGATGCCGGTGTCGCTGTTCCGCTGGAGCGAGCAGGCGGACATACACGAACGCGGCGTGACGCTGGATGAGCAAGGCGGCTTCACGTGGGCCGACCGACCGGCGGGCGCGGAGCTGGCGCAGGCCATCACGCCGCGCATGCCCCCCTTGCCGGGCTACGTGTCGGAGATCAATCTGCAGGCGGAGGCCTGGGTGCGCGGCATGGGCTCGTGGCTGACGCGCGGCGCCGCGCTGCTGTTGGACTACGGCTTTCCCCGCCACGAGTACTACCATCCCCAGCGCGCGGGCGGCACGCTGATGTGCCACTTGCGGCACCACGCGCACGCAGACCCGTTCGTGGCGCCAGGCCTGCAGGACATCACGGCGCACGTGGATTTCACCGCCATGGCCGACGCCGCGCTGGCGGGCGGGCTGGACGTGCTGGGGTATACCTCGCAGGGACGGTTCCTGATGAATGCCGGGCTGCTGGACCTGCTGGCGAACCTGGATGCCGCCGATGCGCGCGCCTACGCGCAAGTGGCCGCGCCGGTGCAGAAGCTGCTGTCCGAAGCCGAGATGGGGGAATTGTTCAAGGTGCTGGCCGTGGGGCGGGATATGCCGGGGCCGTTGATGGGGTTTGCGCGCGGGGATAGGCGGGGTGGCTTGTAG